A section of the Humulus lupulus chromosome 2, drHumLupu1.1, whole genome shotgun sequence genome encodes:
- the LOC133816485 gene encoding suppressor protein SRP40-like produces MSSGYSNNFNDGADTIFSSNNVRLLFYCLHCNCIFIPNQLDFSGASCHRCNNNHNISSDEQEPPNSTTQASLSSTSSSSSSQVEVQEQDEQEDPESEQESPNPSVQEVSSSSSSSSSSTSSSSSSSDEQENEPDQESPPPPPSSPSLSPPRPRYPSSEEQESPYTTTISNSASSPKALTMPALELAVGANADTAAGHVDSGSTDVVYHADANTDALIDVVNQVDSSTDSGIVEHVDSSSTDIVDNADADTDASIDIVNQVDSGTDSDEVQYVDSNSDSDCNEKQENHDGSKGVGGS; encoded by the exons ATGTCTTCCGGCTACAGCAACAACTTTAACGATGGCGCCGACACAATCTTCTCTTCAAATAATGTTCGTTTATTATTTTACTGTCTCCACTGTAATTGCATCTTCATTCCTAATCAGTTAGATTTCTCTGGAGCTTCATGCCATCGCTGCAACAACAACCATAATATCTCATCCGATGAACAAGAACCTCCGAACTCCACAACTCAAGCATCCCTGTCTTCtacttcatcatcttcttcttcccaAGTAGAAGTACAAGAGCAAGACGAACAAGAGGATCCTGAATCAGAGCAAGAATCTCCTAACCCCTCAGTTCAAgaagtttcttcttcttcttcttcttcttcttcttctacctcgtcatcttcttcttcttccgaCGAACAAGAAAACGAACCAGATCAAGaatctcctcctcctcctccgagttctccttctctttctcctCCTCGTCCTCGTTATCCTTCTTCCGAGGAGCAAGAATCTCCATACACCACTACAATTTCTAACTCAGCTTCTTCCCCCAAAGCCCTTACAATGCCAGCTTTGGAATTGGCCGTTGGTGCCAATGCCGATACCGCTGCTGGACATGTCGATTCAGGTAGTACCGATGTTGTCTACCATGCTGATGCCAATACAGATGCCTTAATCGACGTTGTTAACCAAGTCGATTCCAGTACCGATAGTGGTATTGTTGAACATGTCGATTCCAGTAGTACCGATATCGTCGACAATGCTGATGCCGATACTGATGCCTCTATCGATATTGTTAACCAAGTCGATTCCGGTACCGATAGCGATGAAGTTCAATATGTCGATTCCAACTCTGATAGCGATTGCAATGAGAAGCAAGAAAATCATGATGG CTCAAAAGGCGTAGGTGGCAGCTAA